The following proteins come from a genomic window of Acinonyx jubatus isolate Ajub_Pintada_27869175 chromosome C1, VMU_Ajub_asm_v1.0, whole genome shotgun sequence:
- the ANKRD35 gene encoding ankyrin repeat domain-containing protein 35 isoform X1 has translation MSLFCCLSSFFPFSTPTPPPLFAPFVALDQVEKWNRRDQKLLEAVQRGDVGRVASLASRKSARPTKLNSSGQSSFHLAASKGLTECLTILLANGADINSKNEDGSTALHLATISCQPQCVKVLLQHGANEDAVDAENRSPLHWAASSGCASSVLLLCDHEAFLNVPDNDGRTPLMIASLGGHAAICSQLLQRGAQVNVTDKDAKSALILACEKGSAEVAELLLSHGADAGAVDNEGHDALHYAVRSEDRELWRLLRQALLRQGRQGGQGLAQHLDLTSQASPSESLVGSPPQSPWRAEPEEEEEEDPCPDEWRRKYEEEQRKVSQLEQELVRKTEESEARAAACLGLENGIREQVQELGLLLSPQPGTPGGQGSSLRPGGDGMEQGCPLDLLAERIQELKKQQQAAAAAAAKRALASKKAEDLVSGEVLYESPGGAQPEEQGPPQSPRSETIGKATGQQLTTSGGQALDPDHTDKPRAGQKEGPGAPGAEPAGTVAAPVGPGDVNQLLLQLREELAAVWREKDAARGALSRPVLEGALGTPRAEAAAAAWEKMEARLEQVLVRLDRAKAGLPVSPDAAARPREGALHAGPETTSEENEGGRPGAPGARGEPLGAPARGQVPGGGPAKGRLEKEVAALRLSNSNLLGQLGQLGQERQRLQGEPQSLSQRLQRDFVPKPEAQDQLRQLRRSVGLLTDELAAEKEATEQLRQRLASQSSGLRGLWDDLPPDVVGRGVAGRTAAEPLEELRACIRALADGHREAQDSLARLEQENRRLRGSPGPRGESPGTFSQGPVSPQVAALEQDLGKLEEELRAVQATMSGKSQEIGTLKKLLYQATEEVAELRAREAASLRQHEKTRGSLVAQAQAWGQELKALLEKYNTACREMGRLREAAAEERRRSGDLAARAAEQERQAAELRGRSQQFEKTAEVLRDKVEHLIGACRDKEAKIKELLKKLEQLSEEVLAVRGENAHLALQLQDSQKNHEEIISAYRKHLLNAAQGYMEQDVYNILLRILSIQEE, from the exons ATGTCTCTCTTCTGTTGCCTgtcatccttctttcctttttccactcCAACCCCACCCCCTTTGTTCGCACCATTTGTGGCCCTGGACCAGGTGGAGAAATGGAACCGCCGCGACCAGAAGCTGCTGGAGGCAGTGCAGCGGGGGGATGTGGGACGCGTGGCCTCCCTGGCCTCGAGGAAGTCGGCCCGACCCACCAAGCTGAACTCGAGCGGCCAGTCCTC GTTTCATCTGGCAGCCTCCAAAGGCCTGACAGAATGTCTGACTATCCTGCTGGCAAATGGAGCTGACATCAACAGCAAAAACGAGGATG gaaGCACTGCCCTGCACTTGGCCACCATCTCCTGCCAGCCACAATGTGTCAAAGTCCTGCTGCAG CATGGTGCCAACGAAGATGCTGTGGATGCAGAGAATCGTAGTCCGCTGCACTGGGCAG cctcctctggcTGTGCCTCAAGTGTTCTCCTGCTGTGTGACCACGAAGCCTTCCTGAACGTCCCAGATAAT GACGGACGTACACCCCTGATGATCGCATCGCTGGGTGGCCATGCAGCTATCTGCTCACAGCTACTGCAGAGAGGTGCCCAGGTTAATGTCACGGACAAGGATGCCAA GTCGGCTCTGATCCTGGCCTGTGAGAAAGGCAGCGCGGAGGTGGCCGAGCTGCTCCTGAGCCACGGGGCAGACGCAGGGGCGGTGGACAACGAGGGGCACGACGCTCTGCATTATGCTGTACGCTCGGAGGACAGGGAGCTGTGGAGGCTGCTCCGGCAGGCCCTGCTCCGGCAGGGGCGGCAGGGAG GTCAGGGGCTTGCTCAACATCTGGATCTTACATCCCAG GCCTCCCCATCAGAGTCTCTGGTGGGTTCTCCACCCCAGAGCCCGTGGAGAGCGGAGCccgaggaagaggaggaggaagacccATGCCCGGATGAGTGGAGGCGGAAGTatgaagaggagcagaggaaggttTCTCAGTTGGAGCAGGAGCTGGTGCGAAAGACGGAAGAGAGCGAGGCTCGAGCTGCAGCCTGCCTGGGCCTGGAGAACGGGATTCGAGAGCAGGTGCAGGAGCTGGGGCTTCTCCTATCACCACAGCCTGggactccaggagggcagggctctAGTCTCCGGCCTGGAGGAGATGGCATGGAGCAGGGTTGTCCCCTGGACCTTCTGGCCGAGCGCATTCAAGAActaaagaagcagcagcaggcagCAGCTGCAGCTGCAGCTAAACGGGCGTTAGCTTCTAAGAAAGCAGAGGATTTGGTCTCGGGGGAGGTCCTGTATGAATCCCCTGGAGGGGCCCAACCGGAAGAACAGGGgccaccccagagccccaggtCTGAGACCATTGGGAAAGCCACAGGACAGCAGCTGACCACCAGCGGTGGACAGGCCCTTGACCCTGATCACACCGACAAGCCACGTGCTGGCCAGAAAGAGGGGCCTGGGGCCCCAGGGGCTGAACCAGCAGgcacggtggctgcaccagtggGCCCCGGAGACGTGAACCAGCTCCTGCTACAACTGAGGGAGGAGCTGGCCGCGGTGTGGCGAGAAAAGGATGCCGCCCGAGGGGCTTTGTCAAGGCCGGTCCTGGAGGGAGCTCTGGGGACACCCCGGGCCGAGGCTGCGGCGGCCGCCTGGGAGAAGATGGAGGCCAGGCTGGAGCAGGTGCTGGTGAGGCTGGACAGGGCCAAGGCGGGATTACCCGTGAGCCCTGACGCCGCTGCCCGGCCCAGAGAGGGAGCCCTGCACGCCGGCCCAGAGACCACCTCCGAAGAGAATGAAGGGGGGcggccaggggctcctggggctcGCGGAGAGCCTCTAGGGGCCCCCGCAAGGGGACAGGTGCCTGGAGGAGGTCCGGCCAAGGGACGGTTGGAGAAGGAGGTGGCGGCCCTGCGGCTGAGCAACAGTAACCTGCTGGGGCAGCTGGGGCAgctggggcaggagaggcagcGGCTGCAGGGGGAGCCGCAGTCCCTGAGCCAGCGTCTGCAGCGGGATTTCGTCCCCAAGCCGGAGGCGCAGGACCAGCTGCGGCAGTTGCGGCGCAGCGTGGGGCTGCTGACAGATGAACTGGCCGCGGAGAAGGAGGCCACCGAGCAGCTGCGGCAGCGCCTGGCCTCCCAGAGCAGTGGCCTCCGCGGGCTGTGGGACGACCTGCCGCCGGACGTGGTGGGCAGGGGCGTCGCGGGGCGCACGGCGGCCGAACCCCTGGAGGAGCTGCGGGCCTGCATCCGCGCCCTGGCCGACGGGCACCGCGAGGCCCAAGACTCGCTGGCCCGGCTGGAGCAGGAAAACCGGCGGCTGCGCGGGTCCCCCGGCCCCCGCGGGGAGTCACCCGGCACCTTCTCACAGGGCCCAGTCTCCCCCCAGGTGGCCGCTCTGGAGCAGGACCTGGGGAAGCTGGAGGAGGAGCTGCGGGCCGTCCAGGCCACGATGAGCGGGAAGAGCCAGGAGATCGGGACGCTGAAGAAGCTGCTGTACCAGGCCACTGAGGAGGTGGCTGAGCTGCGGGCCCGTGAGGCCGCCAGCCTGCGGCAGCACGAGAAAACGCGGGGCTCGCTGGTGGCCCAGGCCCAGGCTTGGGGCCAGGAGCTGAAGGCCCTCCTGGAGAAGTATAACACGGCGTGCCGGGAGATGGGCCGGCTGCGCGAAGCCGCGGCAGAGGAGCGGCGCCGCAGCGGGGACCTGGCGGCGCGGGCCGCAGAGCAGGAGCGCCAGGCCGCCGAGCTGCGCGGGCGCTCCCAGCAGTTTGAGAAGACGGCCGAGGTGCTCAGGGACAAGGTGGAGCATCTCATCGGGGCCTGCCGGGACAAGGAGGCCAAG aTCAAGGAATTGTTGAAGAAGCTGGAACAGCTTTCAGAGGAGGTCTTGGCAGTGCGGGGAGAAAATGCTCACCTTGCCTTGCAGCTGCAG GATTCCCAGAAGAACCATGAAGAGATCATCTCCGCCTATAGGAAGCACCTGCTGAATGCCGCTCAG GGTTACATGGAACAAGATGTGTATAATATTCTGCTGCGAATCCTCAGCATACAGGAAGAGTGA
- the ANKRD35 gene encoding ankyrin repeat domain-containing protein 35 isoform X2, translating to MKRIFSCSSSQVAVEKWNRRDQKLLEAVQRGDVGRVASLASRKSARPTKLNSSGQSSFHLAASKGLTECLTILLANGADINSKNEDGSTALHLATISCQPQCVKVLLQHGANEDAVDAENRSPLHWAASSGCASSVLLLCDHEAFLNVPDNDGRTPLMIASLGGHAAICSQLLQRGAQVNVTDKDAKSALILACEKGSAEVAELLLSHGADAGAVDNEGHDALHYAVRSEDRELWRLLRQALLRQGRQGGQGLAQHLDLTSQASPSESLVGSPPQSPWRAEPEEEEEEDPCPDEWRRKYEEEQRKVSQLEQELVRKTEESEARAAACLGLENGIREQVQELGLLLSPQPGTPGGQGSSLRPGGDGMEQGCPLDLLAERIQELKKQQQAAAAAAAKRALASKKAEDLVSGEVLYESPGGAQPEEQGPPQSPRSETIGKATGQQLTTSGGQALDPDHTDKPRAGQKEGPGAPGAEPAGTVAAPVGPGDVNQLLLQLREELAAVWREKDAARGALSRPVLEGALGTPRAEAAAAAWEKMEARLEQVLVRLDRAKAGLPVSPDAAARPREGALHAGPETTSEENEGGRPGAPGARGEPLGAPARGQVPGGGPAKGRLEKEVAALRLSNSNLLGQLGQLGQERQRLQGEPQSLSQRLQRDFVPKPEAQDQLRQLRRSVGLLTDELAAEKEATEQLRQRLASQSSGLRGLWDDLPPDVVGRGVAGRTAAEPLEELRACIRALADGHREAQDSLARLEQENRRLRGSPGPRGESPGTFSQGPVSPQVAALEQDLGKLEEELRAVQATMSGKSQEIGTLKKLLYQATEEVAELRAREAASLRQHEKTRGSLVAQAQAWGQELKALLEKYNTACREMGRLREAAAEERRRSGDLAARAAEQERQAAELRGRSQQFEKTAEVLRDKVEHLIGACRDKEAKIKELLKKLEQLSEEVLAVRGENAHLALQLQDSQKNHEEIISAYRKHLLNAAQGYMEQDVYNILLRILSIQEE from the exons ATGAAGCGCATCTTCTCCTGCTCCAGCTCACAGGTGGCG GTGGAGAAATGGAACCGCCGCGACCAGAAGCTGCTGGAGGCAGTGCAGCGGGGGGATGTGGGACGCGTGGCCTCCCTGGCCTCGAGGAAGTCGGCCCGACCCACCAAGCTGAACTCGAGCGGCCAGTCCTC GTTTCATCTGGCAGCCTCCAAAGGCCTGACAGAATGTCTGACTATCCTGCTGGCAAATGGAGCTGACATCAACAGCAAAAACGAGGATG gaaGCACTGCCCTGCACTTGGCCACCATCTCCTGCCAGCCACAATGTGTCAAAGTCCTGCTGCAG CATGGTGCCAACGAAGATGCTGTGGATGCAGAGAATCGTAGTCCGCTGCACTGGGCAG cctcctctggcTGTGCCTCAAGTGTTCTCCTGCTGTGTGACCACGAAGCCTTCCTGAACGTCCCAGATAAT GACGGACGTACACCCCTGATGATCGCATCGCTGGGTGGCCATGCAGCTATCTGCTCACAGCTACTGCAGAGAGGTGCCCAGGTTAATGTCACGGACAAGGATGCCAA GTCGGCTCTGATCCTGGCCTGTGAGAAAGGCAGCGCGGAGGTGGCCGAGCTGCTCCTGAGCCACGGGGCAGACGCAGGGGCGGTGGACAACGAGGGGCACGACGCTCTGCATTATGCTGTACGCTCGGAGGACAGGGAGCTGTGGAGGCTGCTCCGGCAGGCCCTGCTCCGGCAGGGGCGGCAGGGAG GTCAGGGGCTTGCTCAACATCTGGATCTTACATCCCAG GCCTCCCCATCAGAGTCTCTGGTGGGTTCTCCACCCCAGAGCCCGTGGAGAGCGGAGCccgaggaagaggaggaggaagacccATGCCCGGATGAGTGGAGGCGGAAGTatgaagaggagcagaggaaggttTCTCAGTTGGAGCAGGAGCTGGTGCGAAAGACGGAAGAGAGCGAGGCTCGAGCTGCAGCCTGCCTGGGCCTGGAGAACGGGATTCGAGAGCAGGTGCAGGAGCTGGGGCTTCTCCTATCACCACAGCCTGggactccaggagggcagggctctAGTCTCCGGCCTGGAGGAGATGGCATGGAGCAGGGTTGTCCCCTGGACCTTCTGGCCGAGCGCATTCAAGAActaaagaagcagcagcaggcagCAGCTGCAGCTGCAGCTAAACGGGCGTTAGCTTCTAAGAAAGCAGAGGATTTGGTCTCGGGGGAGGTCCTGTATGAATCCCCTGGAGGGGCCCAACCGGAAGAACAGGGgccaccccagagccccaggtCTGAGACCATTGGGAAAGCCACAGGACAGCAGCTGACCACCAGCGGTGGACAGGCCCTTGACCCTGATCACACCGACAAGCCACGTGCTGGCCAGAAAGAGGGGCCTGGGGCCCCAGGGGCTGAACCAGCAGgcacggtggctgcaccagtggGCCCCGGAGACGTGAACCAGCTCCTGCTACAACTGAGGGAGGAGCTGGCCGCGGTGTGGCGAGAAAAGGATGCCGCCCGAGGGGCTTTGTCAAGGCCGGTCCTGGAGGGAGCTCTGGGGACACCCCGGGCCGAGGCTGCGGCGGCCGCCTGGGAGAAGATGGAGGCCAGGCTGGAGCAGGTGCTGGTGAGGCTGGACAGGGCCAAGGCGGGATTACCCGTGAGCCCTGACGCCGCTGCCCGGCCCAGAGAGGGAGCCCTGCACGCCGGCCCAGAGACCACCTCCGAAGAGAATGAAGGGGGGcggccaggggctcctggggctcGCGGAGAGCCTCTAGGGGCCCCCGCAAGGGGACAGGTGCCTGGAGGAGGTCCGGCCAAGGGACGGTTGGAGAAGGAGGTGGCGGCCCTGCGGCTGAGCAACAGTAACCTGCTGGGGCAGCTGGGGCAgctggggcaggagaggcagcGGCTGCAGGGGGAGCCGCAGTCCCTGAGCCAGCGTCTGCAGCGGGATTTCGTCCCCAAGCCGGAGGCGCAGGACCAGCTGCGGCAGTTGCGGCGCAGCGTGGGGCTGCTGACAGATGAACTGGCCGCGGAGAAGGAGGCCACCGAGCAGCTGCGGCAGCGCCTGGCCTCCCAGAGCAGTGGCCTCCGCGGGCTGTGGGACGACCTGCCGCCGGACGTGGTGGGCAGGGGCGTCGCGGGGCGCACGGCGGCCGAACCCCTGGAGGAGCTGCGGGCCTGCATCCGCGCCCTGGCCGACGGGCACCGCGAGGCCCAAGACTCGCTGGCCCGGCTGGAGCAGGAAAACCGGCGGCTGCGCGGGTCCCCCGGCCCCCGCGGGGAGTCACCCGGCACCTTCTCACAGGGCCCAGTCTCCCCCCAGGTGGCCGCTCTGGAGCAGGACCTGGGGAAGCTGGAGGAGGAGCTGCGGGCCGTCCAGGCCACGATGAGCGGGAAGAGCCAGGAGATCGGGACGCTGAAGAAGCTGCTGTACCAGGCCACTGAGGAGGTGGCTGAGCTGCGGGCCCGTGAGGCCGCCAGCCTGCGGCAGCACGAGAAAACGCGGGGCTCGCTGGTGGCCCAGGCCCAGGCTTGGGGCCAGGAGCTGAAGGCCCTCCTGGAGAAGTATAACACGGCGTGCCGGGAGATGGGCCGGCTGCGCGAAGCCGCGGCAGAGGAGCGGCGCCGCAGCGGGGACCTGGCGGCGCGGGCCGCAGAGCAGGAGCGCCAGGCCGCCGAGCTGCGCGGGCGCTCCCAGCAGTTTGAGAAGACGGCCGAGGTGCTCAGGGACAAGGTGGAGCATCTCATCGGGGCCTGCCGGGACAAGGAGGCCAAG aTCAAGGAATTGTTGAAGAAGCTGGAACAGCTTTCAGAGGAGGTCTTGGCAGTGCGGGGAGAAAATGCTCACCTTGCCTTGCAGCTGCAG GATTCCCAGAAGAACCATGAAGAGATCATCTCCGCCTATAGGAAGCACCTGCTGAATGCCGCTCAG GGTTACATGGAACAAGATGTGTATAATATTCTGCTGCGAATCCTCAGCATACAGGAAGAGTGA